The Altererythrobacter sp. H2 genomic sequence GCGACCGGGTTATCATCCGCCTTCCCGTGGTGGGACGGATCGAAGCCTATGTGATCTGGGCGCGTGACGAACGCGCCGGCTTCCAGTTCGAACGGATCATCCGGCTGGACGATTTCATGCTGGTAATCGACCAGCTCCAGCCCAATCCCAGGCTGCGCCGGACGCGCTAGAAGTCCTTTGGCCGGTCAAAGTACCGGCTCCTTTCCATCAGCCTTGCGCCCTGCCATGGACGGGTGGTGAACGAACCAACCCATCCCCTGCGCGTCGCGAATTTCCGCGCCTACCTGATTTCCCGGCTGAGCATGACGCTCGCGCAGTATGCCATGCTGCTGATCATCGGCTGGCAAACCTACAACATAGCGCGTGACGCCGGACAGGGAGTCGCTGCGGCGTCGGGGCAGCTGGCGCTGATCGGGCTGCTCCAGTTCCTGCCGCTGTTCGTGATCACCCCATTTGCGGGCCTTGCCGCCGACCGGCTCGACCGGCGCAATGTCGCGCGGGCGATGATTGTCCTGCAATTGTTCGGGGCGGCGGTCCTGCTCTGGTTCACCTGGCAGGACGCGATGACCCTGCCGGTGCTTTATAGCGTTGCGATACTCCTGGGCATCGCGAGGGGCTTCGTCGGCCCGGCCCTGTCTGCCCTCGCCCCCAATCTGGTGCCCAAGGCGATCCTGCCCAACGCCATCGCCCTGTCCTCCATCGCCTGGCAGACGGGCATGATTGTGGGTCCGGGTCTGGGGGGCTACTTTTACGCGATTGAGCCGGCCCTGCCTTATGCCGCAGCCGTTGCCCTGTACGCCATCGGCCTCATCGCGGCCTACCAGATCGGCGCCGTGCCCAAAACGGTCATTACCGGGGCGCAGCGCCCGATCGGGCAGATCATCGACGGGCTGCGCTATGTCGTGCGCAACAAGATGGTCCTCAGCACGATCACGCTGGACCTGTTCGCGGTGTTCCTGGCCGGGGCCACAGCGCTGTTTCCCGTCTATGCCCGCGACATCCTGCAGGTGGGGGCAACCGGGTTGAGCCAGCTTGCCATGGCCCCCGCCATCGGCGCTGCGCTGACGGCGCTGTGGTTCAGCTTCCGGCCGCTCAAAACCAATGTCGGCCCCAAGATGCTGGGCGCGGTGGCGGTGTTTGCCGTGGCTACCATCGTGTTCGGGCTTTCCACATCGATGCCGCTCAGCCTCATGGCGCTGTTCGTGATCGGCGCAGCAGACATGTTCAGCGTCTATATCCGCCAGTCGCTGGTTCAGTTGCATACGCCGGATGACAAGCGCGGGCGGGTCTCCTCGGTCAGCCACCTGACCATCAGTGCATCGAACGAATTCGGTGACTTCTTTTCGGGCAGCCTCGCCTTCGTGATCGGGCCGGTCGCCGCCGTGGTGATCGGCGGAGCCGGGGCGCTGGTGACAGTGGTCATATGGTCAACAATTTTTCCGGTCCTGCGGACCACGCGGACCTTTGACCCACCTGACGAATTGGTAGAGAAAGACAACGACCCTCATTTCAGGAGCCCGCCATGAAGGCCGACAGCATCCTCGCCACTATCGGCAATACGCCGCACATCCGCCTGTCCCGCCTGTTCCCGGATCACGAAGTCTGGGTGAAGAACGAGCGCGGTAACCCGGGCGGATCGATCAAGGACCGGATCGGGCTTGCCATGATCGAGGATGCCGAACGCAGCGGCGCACTCAAGCCGGGCGGCACGATCATCGAGCCGACCAGTGGCAACACCGGCATTGGCCTCGCCATGGTGGCAGCGGTCAAGGGGTACAAGCTGGTCCTGGTCATGCCCGAAAGCATGAGCCTTGAACGGCGGCGGCTGATGCTGGCCTATGGTGCCAGCTTCGATCTGACCCCGCGTGAAAAAGGCATGAAGGGGGCCATCGAACGCGCCTCTGAACTGGTGGCAAGCACACCCGGAGCATGGATGCCCAGCCAGTTCGACAATGACGCCAACTGGAAGGTTCACGTCGCCACCACAGCAAAGGAAATTCTCGCCGATTTCAGCGACTCGCCGATCGACGCGATGATTACCGGGGTCGGCACCGGCGGCCACCTGACCGGCTGCGCTGAAGAACTGAAGCGCCAATGGCCGCAGATGAAAGCCTGGGCAGTCGAGCCGGAGCTTTCGCCCGTCATCAGCGGCGGCCAGCCCGGCCCGCACCCGATCCAGGGCATCGGGGCCGGTTTCATTCCCGGCAACCTGCACACCCAGGCGATCGACGGGGCGATCCAGGTGGATGCCGAATCGGCCAAGGACATGGCCCGTCGCTGCGCCAGCGAGGAAGGGATGCTGGTCGGGATTTCGAGTGGCGCAACGCTGGCAGCCATCGCCAAAAAGCTGCCCGAATTGCCCGCCGGTTCGCGCGTGCTCGGCTTCAACTATGACACCGGCGAACGTTACCTTTCGGTGCCGGACTTCCTGCCAGTCGAATGAGCTTCGAAGCTGTCGATTACCGTGACGGCGGTCTTTCGCTGTCAGGGAAACTCGTCCGCCCACAGGGAACGCCGCTGGCGGCGGTCGCCGTGTTTCCGACGATCATGAATGCGACCCCCGCAGTCGAGGCAAAGGCGCGGGCTCTGGCCGAGTCCGGCTATCTGGCCCTGATCTGCGATTTTTACGGGCACACTCCGGCCAGCTTCGAGGATGCGCTGGCCCTGGCGAACGGATTGCGCCGTGACAGCCGGGTATATCGCGCACGCTTGCGCGCCGGGCTCGCTGCGTTGCAGCAGGTAGCCCCGATAAGCCCTTGCTCGCAATTGGCTTCTGCATGGGCGGGCAGGCCGTGCTTGAGCTCGCCCGTGACGGGGCTGACCTCGCCGCAGTTGTCAGCTTCCACGGCCTGCTCGACACAGCTGCGCCGGCTCAACCGGGTATGGTCAGGGCGCGCATCCTGGTCTGTCACGGCGACGCAGACCCGCTGGTGCCGCGCGAACAGGTGATGGCGTTTTGGCAGGAAATGGATCGCGCAGGAGCCGATTGGCACTTTCACAGCTACAGTGGGGTCGTTCACGGTTTCACCAACCCGAACCCGCCGCCGGGCAACGCGGCGGTGGCCTTCAACGCAAGCGCCGACCGCCAGAGTTGGCAATCGGCGCTTTCCCTGTTTGAGGAGGTACTTGGCGGTTAGGCCGCTGTCTGGAACGCCTCCTCGCCCAGCGCCATCATGCTGTCCGCGCCCGCTTCCAGCTTGCGGCGTAGAGCGCCGGCGTCGGGGATGAAGCGGTCCATGTAATACTGCGCCGTCGCAATCTTGGCTTCGTAGAACGCCTTGTCCTCGCCGACTTCGGCCAGCCTGGCCTGCGCCACTTTGGCCATCCGCAGCCACATCAGGCCGAGGGCCACGATGCCCATGATGTGCATGTAATGGTGCGCGCCTGCGCCAAGGTGGTTGGGATTGGCCATGGCGTTCTGCATGAACCACATGGTCGCCGCCTGCTGCTCGCCGAGCGCCTTTTCCAGCTTTTCTGCCAGCGGGCCGAGCACGGCATCACCCTTGGCGGCGGCGATCTCTTCGCCCACCATCCTGAAAAACGCCTGCACCGCCGCGCCGCCGTTCTGGCCCAGCTTGCGGCCGCACAGGTCCATCGCCTGCACGCCATTGGTGCCTTCATAGATCATAGCGATGCGGGCATCGCGCACGAACTGGCTCATGCCCCATTCCTCGACATAGCCATGCCCGCCGAACACCTGCTGCATGTTGGTGGCGACGTCATAACCCTTGTCAGTGCCGTAGCCCTTGATCACCGGCGTCAGCAGCCCGATCAGCGCATCGGCATCGGCCCGTTCCTGCTCGGTCGGAGCCTTGTGGCTGAGATCGACCAGCAGCGCGCCCCACAGGCACAGCGCCCGCATGGCTTCGGTGAAAGCCTTGCCGTCCATCAGCATGCGGCGCACGTCGGGATGAACGAAGATCGGATCGGCCTTGGCCTCAGGCTCTGCCGGGCCGGTCAGCGCGCGGCCCTGCCGCCGGTCGAGCGCATAAGCGACTGCGTTCTGGTAGGCGACTTCGGCCTGGGCATAGCCCTGGATGCCGACGCCGAGGCGGGCGGCGTTCATCATGATGAACATGGCGGCGAGGCCCTTGTTTTCCTCGCCCACCAGCCAGCCTTTCGCGCCGTCATAGTTGAGGACGCAGGTCGCATTGCCGTGGATGCCCATCTTGTGCTCGATCGAGCCGCAGGAGACGGCGTTGCGCTCGCCCACCGAGCCGTCGGCGTTGACGAGGAACTTGGGCACCACGAACAGCGAAATGCCCTTGGTGCTGTCAGGTGCACCGGGGGTCTTGGCCAGGACCAGGTGGACGATGTTCTCGGTCAGGTCATGCTCGCCCGCCGAGATGAAGATCTTGGTGCCGGTGATCGCATAGCTGCCATCGCCGTTCGGCTCTGCCTTGGTCCGTATCATGCCAAGGTCGGTGCCGCAATGCGGCTCGGTCAGGTTCATGGTGCCGGACCATTCGCCCGCAATCATCTTGGGCAGATACATCGCCTGCTGCTCGGGCGAACCCTTGGCCAGCAAGGCCGCCGACGCGCCCGCAGTGAGGCCCGGATACATGGCGAAGGCCTGGTTGGCGGTGCCGGTGAACTCCTCGATTACCATGCCCAGAACGTGCGGCATGCCCTGCCCGCCAAAGGCCTCTGGCTGTGAAATCGTGCCCCAACCGCTTTCACGGTACTGGCGGTAGGCTTCCTTGAACCCTGTCGGGGTCGTCACGCTGCCATCGGGATGACGGGTGCAGCCCTCCAGGTCGCCTGTCTGGTTGAGCGGAGCGAGCACTTCGCTGCAGAACCGGCCGGCTTCGTTGATCACCGTATCGATCATGTCGGGCGTGGCGCTCTCGAAGCCGGGCAGGTTGCCGTAGCTGGCAAGATCCAGCACCTCGTTGACGATGAAGCGGGTGTCGCGGGTGGGGGCGGTATAGGTGGGCATCGTAATGTCCTTGGGTCAGTCAGGTGTGCGGGTCAGCTGTTGCCGGGTGTGAGCTTTTCGATGAGCTTCACGAACTCGGTCAGTTCCTTGATCGACGAATCGATATCGGCGCGCTGGCGCTTGAGCTTGGCGATATGCGTGCGGCATTTCTCGACCGTCACGCGGCGCTGCTCAGCGCGGCCATCGCCCAGATCGTACAGGTCGATCATCTCGCGGATTTCGATCAGGCTGAAGCCGACGTTCTTGGCGCGCATGATCCACGCAAGCCGCGCCCGGTCCCGCTTCGAATAGACGCGGGTGAGACCGATGCGTTGCGGCGCGATCAGGCCTTCGTCCTCGTAAAAGCGGAGCGCACGCGCGGTGCAGTCAAACTCTTCGGTCAGGTCTGAAATCGAGTACTGTTCGCGCTCAAGCTTGTCAGGGCGATCAAGGTGTGCGCCCTTGTGCTGGTCGTTCGCTTGACCGGCTTCGGCTGGACTGGCTGGACTGGGGCTGGCTGGCGTCATGCCATGTTGATAACTTTCCTTTACGTAAACGTCAAGTGGCCACCCGGACCAGCCGGCCCTGCTCCAGCCGCCGGTAGAAGCAGTTGCGCGCGCCTGTGTGGCAAGCCGGCCCCGCAGGCCGGCACCGCAGGACCAGCGCATCCTGATCGCAATCCACCAGAATCTCGATCACTTCGAGTACGTGACCGGAGGTCTCGCCCTTCTTCCACAAGGCTTGCCGCGAACGGGACCAGAAGTGGGCCACGCCGGTTTCCTGCGTGAGCGCGAGCGCCTCGGCGTTCATCCAGGCCAGCATCAGGGGAGACGAATCGTCCGCGTCAACCGCCATGGCCGCGAGCAGGCCCTGGCCGTCGAATCGAGGCATGAAGGCCTCGCCCTGTTCGCGTTCCATTGTTTCAGCTTTGGAGGACAAATCGGATTACCTAGGAGAATGTGACGGGCCGCACTTACCGCTTGTTGCACAATAAGCACAGATGGGCTGCAAAATCGGTCGCATGGTGCGAACCGTCTTTAAACATCGGACCGCGAGTGGGAAACGTTTCATCGCGGCCTTCGGGCCGCCCGCCAAGCCAGCGGCGTCATCAGAGCGCCAGGTTCAGGGGGCCGGAGTGCTGCCGGCGCAAGCCAGGCGCCTCCACACAAGATGAGGGATCGGACCCTGGCGACTTCATGGGGGTGGGGTCGCTTTTGCCGCAAGGCGGGTTCAGACAATTTCGTCACGTGGGCGCCCGGAGTCTCAAGACTCCGGGCGTTTCGTTTGGGCCCACTTCCGTGAAGGGTCCTATTCCGTGAAGGGTAACGCCTCGTCCAGCACGCGGGCGAAGCAGGCAATCACCACGGATTTCGCACCAGCCTTCTGGAGTGCTGCCACGCAGGCATCGGTGGTTGCCCCGCTGGTCAGCACATCGTCCACCAGCACGATCCTTGCCCCTCTGATGCTCGCTCGGCGAAGCGGATTGACCACCAGTGCGCCAGCCAATGCGCGCTTTCGCTCCTGCTTGCCAAGCCTGCCCAGCACAGGCGTCGGGCGGGTGCGGAGGAGGCCATCGACCAGCACCGGCTGGCCGGTCCTCTGCGCCAGGGCGCGGGCCAGCAGGGCGGCCTGGTTGTACCCCCGCCGCCATAGCCGCCACCTGTGGAGCGGGACCGGCACGAACAGGCATCCCCCTTCAAGGCCTGGCAGCCTTGACGCGATCAGGCCCGCCATGAGCGGTGCCAGCGCAATCCGCCCGCCGTGCTTGAAGGCCAGCACCAGTTTGCGCGAGGGCCCGTTGTAGAGCGTGCCCGCAGCGATCCCGTTATGCCGGGGAGCATGGGCCATACAGGGCGCGCACTGGGCATCCCCCTCCCCCGCACTCTCCGGCAAAGGGCGCTGGCAGCGCGAACAGAGCGGAGCGGCCGGAATGACCAGCGTACTCCAGCACGCCGCGCAGAGGCCGGTCTGCTGCCCGATCCCCTCACCGCAAAGCGGGCAGCGCGGCGGGAATACGAGATCGACCAGCGGGGCGAGGGATTCGCGCAGGAAGGCAGCGTGCGACACGCGGCGATGCTGGACTGCTTGCAAGCGGCTGACAAGGCAGGCAGTGATTGACGGATGCAGCCGCCCGTCACCGTCCCCCGGATCTTCTCGCCCGAGCGCCGCCGCAGCCGGTGGCAGCGTGCGGCCGCGCGGCAGGGAACAGGCCACGCTGCCGGGTTCCTGTTCGAAGTCTTCGCCGAGGAAATCGAGGACCGGCTCGGCTTCATCCGGCACGAAGCGCGCACCGGGTTGCTGATCGGGGACCCGAGTGCCCAGGCGGCCCGGCTGCTGGAATCCCGCATTCCCCAGCTCGACTATGCCAGCCCGGTGACGCTGGACGAGGAGGCCGTGCTGCCGGGCCGGTATGACCTGCTCGTCAGCCTCGGCCTGCTCGACACGGTCAATGACGTGCCCGGCGCCCTGCTCCATATCCGCCACGCGCTGGAGGCGGACGGGCTGGCCATCATCGGCCTGCTGGGCGCGGGCAGCCTGCCTGCCCTGCGCGAGGCATTGTATCAGGCTGAGCCGGACCGCCCGGCGGCGCGGATGCACCCGATGATCGACATCCGTGCTGCTGCCGCCCTGATGCAGCGCGCCGGCTTCCGGCGGCAGGTGGCAGACCACTTCCCGCTCAAGGTCCGTTATGGCTCGCTCGACCGGCTGGTGGCGGACCTGCGCGACCAGGGGCTGACCAATGCGCTGGCTTCCGCCCCACCCCCGCTCGGCAAGGCTGCGGTGGACCGGGCCCGCGCCGCCTTCCTGGCCCGCGCCGATGCCGACGGCAAGGTCACCGAGACGTTCGAGTTGATCGTGCTGACCGGCTGGGGCTAGCCGCCTTTCAGCGAAGCCTGCGCTGCTGCCAGCCTTGCAATCGGCACGCGGTACGGCGAGGCGCTGACGTAATCGAGGCCGACCTTTTCGCAGAACGCGATGCTGGCCGGATCGCCGCCATGTTCGCCGCAGATGCCCAGCTTGATATCCGCCCGCGTCGCCCGGCCCCGCTCCGCCGCCATCTCGACCAGCTGGCCGACGCCTTCGATGTCGAGGCTGACGAACGGGTCACGCGCGAAGATGCCCTTGTCGACGTACGGCCCCAGGAACCGCGCCGAATCGTCCCGGCTCACGCCCAGGGTAGTCTGGGTCAGGTCGTTGGTGCCGAAGCTGAAGAACCGCGCTTCCTCGGCAATCTCGCCCGCCATCAGCGCGGCGCGCGGCAGCTCGATCATGGTGCCGACGAGGTACTCCACGGTCCGCCCGCGCTCGCTGAACACGTCCTGCGCTGTCCGGTCGACCAGAGCCCGCAGCAGTTCCAGCTCGCGCCGGGTGGCGACCAGCGGGATCATCACTTCGGGCACCGGAGCCTCGCCGCTCGCCTCGGCGACGTCGCAGGCAGCCTCGAAAATGGCGCGTGCCTGCATTTCGTAGATTTCGGGATAGGTGATGCCGAGCCGGCAGCCGCGATGGCCCAGCATCGGGTTGAACTCGTGCAGCTCGCCCGCGCGGCGCTTGAGGTGGTCGACGCCCAGCCCGGTGACATTGGCCAGTTCCTCGAACTCGGCATCGCCGTGCGGCAGGAATTCGTGCAGCGGCGGGTCGAGCAGGCGGATGGTGCACGGCAGGCCAACCATGACCTCGAAAATCTCGCGGAAATCGGCGCGCTGTTCGGGCAGCAGCTTGGCCAGCGCCGCGCGGCGACCGGCTTCGCTGTCGGCCAGGATCATCTCGCGCACAGCGCTGATGCGGGAAGCATCGAAGAACATGTGCTCGGTCCGGCACAGGCCGATCCCTTCGGCGCCGAAGCTGCGCGCCATGCGGCAGTCGGCGGGGGTTTCGGCATTGGTCCGCACGCCCATCCGGCGGTGGACATCGGCCCATTCCATCAGGGTGCCGAAGTCGCCCGCTAGTTCCGGCTCGATCGTCTTGACCTCGCCGCGCATGACCTGGCCCTTGGCCCCGTCGAGCGTGATCGTGTCGCCTTCGCGCATCTCCAGCGAGCCGATCCGCAGCGTCCGCGCCTTGAGGTCGATCGATACGGCGGATGCGCCCGAAACGCAGGGGCGACCCATGCCGCGCGCCACCACGGCCGCGTGGCTGGTCATCCCGCCGCGCGCGGTCAGGATGCCGGTTGCGGCGTGCATGCCGTGAATGTCCTCAGGGCTGGTCTCGACCCGGACCAGGATCACCTTCTCCCCCCGGCCGGACCACAGCTCGGCGGTGTCGGCATCGAGCACGATCTTGCCGCTGGCCGCGCCGGGGGAAGCCGGCAGGCCGGTGGTCAGCACCTCGCGCGGGGCATCGGGATCGAGCGTGGGATGGAGCAGCTGGTCAAGCGCCATCGGATCGACCCGCAGGATCGCCTCTTCCTGGCTGATCAGCCCTTCGCCCACCATGTCGACCGCCATCCGCAGCGCCGCCCTGGCGGTGCGCTTGCCCGAACGGGTCTGCAGCATCCACAGGTGGCCGCGTTCAACGGTGAACTCGATGTCCTGCATGTCGCGGTAGTGGCGCTCCAGCAGGTCGAACACGCGGGCCAGCTCGCCATAGGCATCGGGCATGGCCTCTTCCATGCTCAGCGGCTTGGCCCCGGCCAGTTTGCGGGCAGCGCGGGTGAGGTACTGCGGGGTGCGGATGCCCGCCACCACGTCTTCCCCCTGGGCGTTGATCAGGTACTCGCCGTAATAGGCGCGCTCGCCGGTGGCGGGATCGCGGGTGAAGGCGACGCCGGTGGCGCTGGTTTCGCCCATGTTGCCGAACACCATCGCCTGCACGTTGACCGCGGTGCCCCAGTCACCCGGAATGTCGTTGAGGCGGCGGTAGACCTTGGCCCGATCGCTGTCCCAGCTGTCGAACACGGCGCGGATCGCGCCCCACAGCTGCTCATCGACATCCTGCGGGAAGTCCCGGCCCAGTTCGCTTGCGACGATGCCCTTGTACTGCGCGACCAGCGCCTGCCAGTCTTCAGAATCCATCTCAGTATCGGCGTAGAGGCCCTTGTCTTCCTTGGCGATTTCCAGCGCCTCTTCAAACAGGCCGTGATCGATGCCTAGCACCACGTCGCCGTACATCTGGATGAAACGGCGGTAGCTGTCCCAGGCGAAACGCGGATCGCCGGAGACGCGAGCGAGGCCTTCCACCGTCTCGTCATTGAGGCCCAGGTTGAGGACGGTGTCCATCATCCCCGGCATCGAGACGCGGGCGCCGGAGCGGACCGAGACGAGCAAGGGGTTGTCCTTGTCACCGAACCGCTTGCCCACGGTTGCTTCGATATGCCGGAGCGCAGCGGCAACGGCAGTGTGGAGGCTGTCAGGGAAAGCCCCGCCTTCGGCCAGGTAGCGGACGCATTCCTCGGTCGTCAGGGTGAAGCCCGGGGGGACCGGCAGGCCGATGCTGGCCATCTCGGCCAGGTTTGCACCCTTGCCGCCGACCACGGTCTTGTCCTTCTGGCGCGGGTCCGAGTGATCCGCCGAGCCACCGAATGTATAGACCGTCTGCACCGGATTGATCCCCTTATGCTTGACGAAATTGACACCGTGTCAAGTTCAAGTAACCCAAATATCCTGCTGTAATATTGGCGCTTTTATAGCGCCGGCAGGGCCCGGCTTGCAGGTATGCCCCCCCCCGGGGGGGTTACCCTTCGATCCGGCTGAAGTCCGCGACCCTGTGCACCGCATCCCGGAACCGGGCAAGCAGCGCGAGGCGCGAGGTGCGTTTGATTTCTTCATCCGCATTTACTGTCACTTCATCGAAGAAACGGTCGATCGGTTCCCGCAGGCTCGCCAGCGCCGCCATGGCCCCGGCGAAATCCTCCGCCGCCACGGCAGCCCCGGCCTGCGGCTCGGCCGCATCGAGTGCGTCGAGCAGCGCCTTTTCCGCAGCTTCGGGGGTGTAGGAAAGTTCTTTCGCATGGCGCTCGGCCATCTTGGCCTCGACCACCGCCTTCATGTCGGGATCATCGACCATGGCCAGCGGGTCTTCCTCGCCGGTGCGGGAAATCTCGCCCTCCAGCCCGTGCCAGTCTTCCTTCTTGAGGATGTTGGCGGCCCGCTTGTAGCCCGCGAGGAGGTTGGTGCCGTCCTCGCTGGTCATGAAAGCCTGCAGCGCATGGACGCGGGCGAGCAGGCGGACGAGATCGTCCTCACCGCCGAGCGCGAAGACCGCATCGATCAGGTCGTGGCGAACACCGGCTTCGCGCTGCTGGACTTTGAGGCGGTCGGCGAAGAAGTCGAGGAGCGTTTGACCTTGCGCGGATTCAAAGTTCTTCAGCCGCCGATTTAGCCAGAAACTGATTGCCGTTTGCGATTGCGAAATTCGAACATTTCTTACGGTTCCTGCCGTGCTGATGGTAGCGACGACATCCGACCAAGGCTGGTCTGACGAGAAAGTGACGAGATCATCGGGGCCAGCCAGATTTTGACGCTCTGTCGGAGCTACGACTTCATCGAAGTGGCGCCACAATTCCTCAGCGCGTGGCTTCAAACCGTCAAGACAAAGGGCAATAACGGGGGCAAGTGGCAGTCGTAGATTTAGCGTACTAAGCGTGCTGATAACGGCGAGAGCCGCGCGACGTAGCGCAAAAGGATCTCTCGATCCGGTCGGGACTTCATCTACGGCAAAAAATGAGACTAACGTATCCAGCTTGTCCGCCAGCGACACCGCCACCGTCACCGGCGCAGTCGGCACTTCGTCGCCCTGCCCGACCGGCTTGTAGTGATCGCGGATTGCGTCGGTCACGGCATCGGGCAGACCCTCGGCGCGGGCGTAATAGCCGCCCATCAGGCCTTGCAGTTCGGGGAATTCGCCGACCATGTCGGTGACGAGGTCGGCCTTGCACAGCCGTGCGGCCTGTTCGGCGAGGTCGGCGAGGCGCGCACGTTCCTCCCCCACCGGGGGAGGGGGACCATCCGCAGGATGGTGGAGGGGCACCGTCTGCCTCGCGGAGGGTGCCCCTCCACCAGCTTCGCTGGTCCCCCTCCCCGTTTCGGGGAGGATTATCCCCTCCTCGCACAGCCAGCGCGCCAGCTTGGCCACCCGCTCCACCTTGTCGGCCACGGTGCCCAGCTTCTCGTGGAAGGTAATCCGTTCGAGCTTCTTCGCGTGTTCGGCCAGCGGCGTCTTGCGGTCCTGCTCCCAGAAGAACCGCGCATCGGAAAGCCGCGCGGCCAGCACCTTGCGGTTGCCATCGACCAGCGCCGCCCCGCCATCCTCTGCGGTGATATTCGCGGTGCAGACGAAGGCGTTGGCCAATGACTCCCTCTCCCCTTCAGGGGAGAGTGTCGGGGAGAGGGGAATGGCGGAACGGTCATGTCCGTCCCCCTCTCCCAACCCTCTCCCCTGAAGGGGAGAGGGCTTTGTGCACACGAAATACTTCTGGTTCACCCGCGCGGTGAGCTGGATCACTTCGGGCGGCACGTCGAGGAACGCCTCGTCGAACCGGCCGAGCAGCGGCACTGGCCATTCGGTCAGCCCGGCGTTCTCGATCACCAGCCCCTCGTCCGCGACCAGTGTCAGCCCGGCCTCGGCAGCGGCGCTGGCGGCACCGGCGCGGATCATGTCCTGCCGTTCAGCGTGGTCCACGATCACGTGGCAGGCGCGCAGCTTTTCCTGATAGTCGCCGGCCGAACCGATGGTGATCTCGCCCGGGCAGTGGAACCTGTGGCCGAGCGTGGCATAGCCCGAACGCACATCGCCGACTTCACACTCCACCAGATCCTCGCCGAAGATGGCGACGATGCCGGACAGCGGGCGGACCCAGCGAGGGCTTTCCGTGCTGACCGAGGCTGCGCCCCAGCGCATCGACTTGGGCCAGGAGAAATCGCGCACGATCAAGGGGATCGCTGCGGCGAGCACATCGCTGGTCTTGCGGCCGGGCTTGTCGATCACCGCGAACCAGGTTGCGCGGCCCTTCACGTCGCGCGCCTCCAGCTGATCGCGGGTGACGCCGTTCTTCTTGCAGAACCCCTCCACCGCCGCATCGGGCGCACCGACCGGCGGCCCCTTGGCTTCCTCGCTGACCGCTTCGGTCGCCAGCGGCAGGCCGCGTGCGATCAGTGCGAGGCGGCGCGGGGTCGACCAGACGGTGAGGTCACCCACGGCAACGCCGGCGGCGTTCATCTCGCGGCGGAACAGCTTTTCCAGTTCTGCCCGCGCACCTGCCTGCATCCGGGCGGGGATTTCTTCGGAGCGAAGTTCAAGCAGGAAGTCTGTCACTTGACCCACTCCGGATAGGTTTCGGCCCAGCGCGGCGCTTCCTTGGCCATGTGCGCCTCGCAGCTGCCGCGGGCGAGATCGCGCACCCGGCCCATGTAGCTGGCGCGCTCCTGCACGCTGATCACGCCGCGCGCCTGGAGCAGGTTGAACAGGTGGCTGGCCTCGATCGCCTGCTCGTAGGCAGCGATCGGGACGTTGGCTGCAAGCGAGCGCTGGCATTCGGCCTCGGCCCGGCGGAAGCCCTCGAACAGGGTATCGGTATCCGCCACCTCGAAGTTCCATTTCGACATCTGGCGCTCGTTCTCGAGGAACACCTCGCCGTAGCTGACGCCCTGCGTGTTGAACGCGAGGTCATAGACGTTGTCGACGCCCTGGATGTACATCGCGAGGCGTTCGAGGCCGTAAGTCAGCTCGCCTGCCACCGGCTTGCAATCGAACCCGCCCATCTGCTGGAAATAGGTGAACTGGGTCACTTCCATCCCGTCGCACCAGACCTCCCATCCCAGCCCCCAGGCGCCCAGTGTGGGGCTTTCCCAGTCATCCTCGACGAAGCGGATGTCGTGCTTGAGCGGATCGATCCCGATCACGCCGAGGCTTTCGAGATAGAGGTCCTGGATATCGGCCGGGCTCGGCTTCAGGATCACCTGGTACTGGTAATAGTGCTGCAGCCGGTTGG encodes the following:
- a CDS encoding glycine--tRNA ligase subunit alpha translates to MARAMFTPPPRDPSKSFQDMILALHDYWSAQGCLILQPYDMRMGAGTFHTATTLRALGPEPWNAAFVQPCRRPTDGRYGENPNRLQHYYQYQVILKPSPADIQDLYLESLGVIGIDPLKHDIRFVEDDWESPTLGAWGLGWEVWCDGMEVTQFTYFQQMGGFDCKPVAGELTYGLERLAMYIQGVDNVYDLAFNTQGVSYGEVFLENERQMSKWNFEVADTDTLFEGFRRAEAECQRSLAANVPIAAYEQAIEASHLFNLLQARGVISVQERASYMGRVRDLARGSCEAHMAKEAPRWAETYPEWVK
- the glyS gene encoding glycine--tRNA ligase subunit beta, yielding MTDFLLELRSEEIPARMQAGARAELEKLFRREMNAAGVAVGDLTVWSTPRRLALIARGLPLATEAVSEEAKGPPVGAPDAAVEGFCKKNGVTRDQLEARDVKGRATWFAVIDKPGRKTSDVLAAAIPLIVRDFSWPKSMRWGAASVSTESPRWVRPLSGIVAIFGEDLVECEVGDVRSGYATLGHRFHCPGEITIGSAGDYQEKLRACHVIVDHAERQDMIRAGAASAAAEAGLTLVADEGLVIENAGLTEWPVPLLGRFDEAFLDVPPEVIQLTARVNQKYFVCTKPSPLQGRGLGEGDGHDRSAIPLSPTLSPEGERESLANAFVCTANITAEDGGAALVDGNRKVLAARLSDARFFWEQDRKTPLAEHAKKLERITFHEKLGTVADKVERVAKLARWLCEEGIILPETGRGTSEAGGGAPSARQTVPLHHPADGPPPPVGEERARLADLAEQAARLCKADLVTDMVGEFPELQGLMGGYYARAEGLPDAVTDAIRDHYKPVGQGDEVPTAPVTVAVSLADKLDTLVSFFAVDEVPTGSRDPFALRRAALAVISTLSTLNLRLPLAPVIALCLDGLKPRAEELWRHFDEVVAPTERQNLAGPDDLVTFSSDQPWSDVVATISTAGTVRNVRISQSQTAISFWLNRRLKNFESAQGQTLLDFFADRLKVQQREAGVRHDLIDAVFALGGEDDLVRLLARVHALQAFMTSEDGTNLLAGYKRAANILKKEDWHGLEGEISRTGEEDPLAMVDDPDMKAVVEAKMAERHAKELSYTPEAAEKALLDALDAAEPQAGAAVAAEDFAGAMAALASLREPIDRFFDEVTVNADEEIKRTSRLALLARFRDAVHRVADFSRIEG